From the genome of Desulfotignum phosphitoxidans DSM 13687, one region includes:
- a CDS encoding MlaC/ttg2D family ABC transporter substrate-binding protein, whose protein sequence is MAPVPGYAQDISPRTQLEAGIDAILAVLKDDAFKGEANTARRREALRKKIYERFDLEKMSQFSLGRHWRGRTDEERQTFVELFSRLLEETYVGKIESYTDEQVEFVKEQVRDDKAQIDTNIITDSIEIPIDYRMYRTEAGQWMVYDIVVEGVSLVANYRSQFARMLESDSFESMIQELEKKTASNG, encoded by the coding sequence GTGGCACCGGTTCCCGGGTATGCTCAAGATATCTCCCCCCGGACCCAGCTTGAAGCCGGTATCGATGCCATTCTGGCTGTTTTAAAGGATGACGCGTTCAAAGGGGAGGCCAACACGGCCCGTCGGCGGGAGGCCCTGCGCAAAAAAATATATGAACGGTTTGATCTTGAAAAAATGTCCCAGTTCAGCTTGGGCCGCCACTGGCGGGGGAGGACGGATGAAGAGCGACAGACGTTTGTGGAACTGTTTTCCCGGCTTCTGGAAGAAACCTATGTGGGAAAAATCGAGTCATATACAGATGAACAGGTCGAGTTTGTCAAGGAACAGGTCCGGGACGACAAAGCCCAGATCGATACGAATATTATCACGGATTCCATTGAAATTCCCATTGATTACCGGATGTACCGGACCGAGGCCGGTCAGTGGATGGTATATGATATTGTGGTGGAAGGGGTCAGTCTGGTGGCCAATTACCGGTCCCAGTTCGCCCGGATGCTGGAATCGGATTCTTTTGAATCAATGATTCAGGAGCTTGAGAAAAAAACAGCGTCCAATGGATGA